From Paenibacillus graminis:
CGGGAAAGACTCTACGGCTGTAAGGTTCCTCCTGGAAAAAAGAGTGGATGGAGCTATAGTGCTGGCTCATAATATTACCGATGAAATTCTTCAGGCTGCAGGAAGCTCAAGGTTTCCTATTGTTGTAATGGACAGGTTGATTGCCAGTGAAGGGCTTATCAACGTTGTGGTCGACGGAGAGTTGGGAGGCTATAGTGCTACCCGTTATCTGATCGAAAAAGGCCATGAGCATATTGCCTATATCAGCGGTCCGGCCAATTCCTATGACAATGCGCTGCGTTATAAGGGTTTTCAGCGGGCGATGCAGGAAGCGGGACTAGAAGAGAAAACCAAATGGAAGCTGAACGGCGGATTTATCCGCGAAGGCGGATATAAGTCGACCAAAATGATGCTGATGCAGGGGGAACTGCCGTCAGCCGTCTTTTATGCGAATGATGAAATGGCTGTGGGAGGAATGAAAGCACTGGAAGAAGGCGGAATTTCCGTGCCGGATGAGATTTCGGTGATCGGTTTTGACGATATCCAGTTGGCTGAATACATCCAGCCCCCGCTGACCACGATCCGGCAGCCGATGTACGAATCCGGTTCGCTGGCGGGTCATCTGCTGTTTCAAATGCTGAACGGAGATACCGTGAACGACTTCTATAAGCTTAAGATTGAACTGGTGGAACGCCAATCGGTGCTTCCCCGGAAGTAATCTTGCCAGGTTTCCCGCTAAAAGCGGCGGGTTATCGAAACAAAGTGAAACGTTTATGATTTACTGGAATGATGTAAGATATAAAGTCATAATATACAAGAGATATAGAAAGAGAAACGTTTCGTTTCGTTGGAGGGGTTAACCCATGACTGAACATCTGTACAACAAATATGTGAAACATATGACCCTCGAAGAGAAGATCGCCCAGCTGCTGCAGCTGGCTGCCCCTTTTTATGATGAACCGGGGGATGAATCGGAGATTACGGGACCTATGGAAGAGCTGGGCATCGAGTATGACACCAAACGTGCAGTTGGCTCCGTACTCGGTATCGCAGGCGCCGAAAAAATGATGGCTGTGCAGAAAGAACATCTGGCCGGCAGCAGACTCGGTATTCCGCTGCTGTTCATGGCCGATATTGTGCATGGCTTCAAAACGATTTTTCCGATTCCGCTGGCGGTTGGCTGCTCATGGGACCCTGAGCTTGCTGAACAAAGCGCCGAGATAGCAGCGCGTGAGTCAGCGGTATCCGGCCTGCATGTAACCTTTGCCCCGATGGTTGATTTGGTCCGCGATGCCCGCTGGGGCCGTGTAATGGAATCCACCGGAGAAGATCCCTATTTGAATGCTGTGTTTGCGAAGGCGTTTGTCCAAGGATTTCAAGGAGATAATCTTAAGGAAGATGTGTCCCGTGTTGCGGCCTGCGTGAAGCACTTTGCGGCGTACGGACTGGCCGAAGGCGGCCGTGAGTACAACACGGTTGACCTCTCGGAGCGCCAGCTGCGGGAATACTATTTGCCCGCGTATAAAGCAGCGGTCGACGCAGGCGTTGAAATGGTAATGACCTCGTTTAATACCGTGAATGGAATTCCGGCAACCGGCAACCGCAGCCTAATGCGCGGCTTGCTGCGTGATGAATGGGGCTTCGACGGTGTCGTAATCTCTGACTGGGCGGCGATCAAGGAGATCATTGCCCACGGCGCAGCGGAAGATGAAAAAGAAGCTGCCTTCAAAGCGATATACAGCGGTGTCGACATTGATATGATGACCACCAGCTACGTGAACCATTTGCCTGAGCTAGTGGCTGAGGGGCTGGTAGATGAAGCGCTGATCGATGAAGCTGTGCTGCGGATTCTGGTGCTGAAAGAAAAGCTGGGCTTGTTCGAGAACCCGATGCGCGGGGCAGATCCTGAGCTGGAGCGGCAAATCGTGTACAGTCTGGAACATCGGAAAGTCTCTCAGAGACTGGCTGAGAAATCAAGCGTGCTGCTCAAGAATGATGGAGTTCTGCCGCTTCAGGCCGGCCAGCGGGTTGCACTGATTGGCCCGTTCGCTGCCAGCGGCGATATTCTCGGCTGGTGGTCCTGGCAGGGTTCCCAAGAAACTGCGGTGCAGCTTGGCGAATCCATGCAAAAAGTTAGTGGTGCTCCCGGCAATGTGGTGATTTCCGAAGGCTGCAGCATTGACACGATTACTGAAGCTGGACTGGCAGAGGCAGTGAAGGCTGCTGCGGCGGCAGAGATCATTGTACTGGCACTTGGTGAAG
This genomic window contains:
- a CDS encoding LacI family DNA-binding transcriptional regulator is translated as MATIKDVAKLAGVALSTASYAMSGDSKVSAKTREKVLEAARQLNYQKNGFAMDLKRSRTNTIALILTDLSGPYYSELIRSIQDVALSNSYDLIACSSMGGKDSTAVRFLLEKRVDGAIVLAHNITDEILQAAGSSRFPIVVMDRLIASEGLINVVVDGELGGYSATRYLIEKGHEHIAYISGPANSYDNALRYKGFQRAMQEAGLEEKTKWKLNGGFIREGGYKSTKMMLMQGELPSAVFYANDEMAVGGMKALEEGGISVPDEISVIGFDDIQLAEYIQPPLTTIRQPMYESGSLAGHLLFQMLNGDTVNDFYKLKIELVERQSVLPRK
- a CDS encoding glycoside hydrolase family 3 N-terminal domain-containing protein → MTEHLYNKYVKHMTLEEKIAQLLQLAAPFYDEPGDESEITGPMEELGIEYDTKRAVGSVLGIAGAEKMMAVQKEHLAGSRLGIPLLFMADIVHGFKTIFPIPLAVGCSWDPELAEQSAEIAARESAVSGLHVTFAPMVDLVRDARWGRVMESTGEDPYLNAVFAKAFVQGFQGDNLKEDVSRVAACVKHFAAYGLAEGGREYNTVDLSERQLREYYLPAYKAAVDAGVEMVMTSFNTVNGIPATGNRSLMRGLLRDEWGFDGVVISDWAAIKEIIAHGAAEDEKEAAFKAIYSGVDIDMMTTSYVNHLPELVAEGLVDEALIDEAVLRILVLKEKLGLFENPMRGADPELERQIVYSLEHRKVSQRLAEKSSVLLKNDGVLPLQAGQRVALIGPFAASGDILGWWSWQGSQETAVQLGESMQKVSGAPGNVVISEGCSIDTITEAGLAEAVKAAAAAEIIVLALGEASEMSGEGGSRSDIRLPEAQLELVREMKKLGKPVVAVLFNGRPLDLHGVYDIADAVLEAWFPGSEGGAALADILYGKVNPSGRLSMSFPYSVGQIPVYYNAYNTGRPKPVEHTDNRYISQYIDIPNEPLLPFGFGLSYTTFAYEGFSLSSDRMSADRPLEARVTVTNTGSMAGTETVQLYIRDMSGETVRPVKELKDFRQVQLLPGESRDVVFQIEESQLRYYHSDLTVSSDPGMFTVYVGASSRDTQSATFRLV